One genomic segment of Hemibagrus wyckioides isolate EC202008001 linkage group LG08, SWU_Hwy_1.0, whole genome shotgun sequence includes these proteins:
- the zgc:162634 gene encoding phosphatidylinositol N-acetylglucosaminyltransferase subunit Y: MPFSLSTVTVLVPVLSLLGLLYSSSVDENFPQGCTDTTSVCFYSLLLPVTIPVYVFFHLWKWMGIKLFRHN, from the coding sequence ATGccattctctctgtctacaGTCACGGTGTTAGTCCCGGTTCTGTCCTTACTGGGCCTCCTGTACTCCTCGAGCGTGGACGAAAACTTCCCACAGGGCTGCACAGAcaccaccagtgtgtgtttttacagtctGTTGTTGCCCGTCACTATTCCCGTGTACGTTTTTTTCCATCTGTGGAAATGGATGGGAATCAAGCTGTTCCGGCACAACTGA